DNA sequence from the Macrobrachium nipponense isolate FS-2020 chromosome 3, ASM1510439v2, whole genome shotgun sequence genome:
ATAAAATCTAGAAGGAGGTAGTTTTCTCTgctagaatttttttgtttttgtttatttttttagaaccACTTTCCGAAGATCCCTTTGTTCCTGGTCCTTTGCCTGGTAGGTCTCTTGTAGGAATCACCGTAGTATCCGTTTCCTTGGTAACCTAGCCAGTATCCTCCTCCATTGCCGTAGCTGCTGGAGCCACCGCCGTTGCCGTAGTAGCTGCTGCCATACGAACCTGTCCCGTAGCTGCTCTCGTAATTGGCCTCGGAGCCTCCCGGGGTAGGGTATGAGTAGCCGGCATAGGTGGAGGTACTTGTGGTAGCCTCGCAGGTGTTTGGTTGGTACTGAATCTGCGTTGAAGTCACTGTGATGTAAGTTGGTTCGACCACTTGAGAAGTCACGACCTGTCAGGATGAACATTTTAAGTAAGATGTCTGGTAGTTAATAGCCTATCTTTATAGGACTAATATATTTAACATAATCTGAACTGCTTTTCATAGCAACATTTTACTATTCCCCATGCTCTGCAAATATTACAGGAAGTATAATATGCTAGAGAAGCACTGCAGATATTGGCTAGACTGTGTATTTACAATGCCCGTACGCGTATATGTTTAAAGACTTGTATTTATGTACCTTTATACATTGTGTAATTATTTCTAACTGGACGTGATTTATAAGATACAATTGAATTACACAGGTAATAATTCTAATGGATCTCTTCGAACGTTAGTAAAATTCCTCTTGTCTATTTACGTACTTTGcatgtttttatgtaaatttttggtGGTTTCTTTATCACTTATAGAGTTTTACTCTTGGAAATTTAGCTTTTCAAGTCAGTGGATTCTTAGGCATATTCCATGTGATAATTACAACAGTGAAGAAGTTGAATATGTATTTTGGGGGttgaataagtttttaaaataagtttcaCCAGCAAAATGGCACCCACTAGACGGTGCAAGTATACGTAGTTAAGGACTATACTGTATGGAAAACAATGAAGGCCCAGCAGATAGACTGGTAACCGAGGAAATTAAGACTGCTCAGTAGACCTATATTCGTAGAACCCTCACGTGAATAGTTGAATTTCATACGCAGGcggcagtttattattattattattattattattattattattattattattattattattcacttagtggtaaaagtaaaaaaaaatatttcggtcAGACCTTTCAAGTTTTGTCAAACAATGTAACCTTATAAcactggaatattatatatatatatatataccactaagTGATGTATATATGCGTTCATGGATCACATTACCTTGGTATCATAATTGGATATTATTTGTCTTAAATCATTTCCTCTCCGCCTTACCTGAGTACGAACTTGGACATCGGTGGTTGTAAAGTATTGCTGCTGAACTCTTGTTGATGTCCTGAATACTGTTTCAGATCGTACAACCTCTGACGTCAGAGTTGTGGTTTCCACTCTAGTCTGTGGAAGAAAAAAATTTTGGGAAGAcatgatttctgattttcagCTGCCGGATGATTTTGCTCGGTTTGAGTTTATGGAGCtgaagtaaactctctctctctctctctctctctctctctctctctctctctctctctctctctctctctctctctctctcaggcaaaaaGATTtgcattattaataaatttttcttgCTGCCTAGAGAAAGTATCagcatttttcaaaaatttacgtTTTAAGCTACTTTGGCCTTGTGGCCTTTGGATTTTACATAACACCAAAATCATAAAAGATTTGCATTCTTTAACAAGGATATATCCCTAAAGGatgtataaattctctctctctctctctctctctctctctctctctctctctctctctctctctctctctctctctctctctgcgtttaaGGTGTAAAAGTAAAAGTATTTGTGTAAAGATGTACATTTGCACACGGTTTACTGTTATAGTTGTCCAGTCACAACACAAGAGAGACTTCCTTTATTCTTTTCTGCGTTCATACTTTACTCATAAACACATTTTAGAAGATAACTTCACAAACACACTTGAAAACTTCGCTTTATGTACTGACCTGTGGTGGGGCTTGCACGGTGACATAGTTCGTCCTGTAAACGCTTTGGTATCTGATGTCTGTAGAAGTGACAACACGGTCTTGTACTATTGTCGTGGGAACAACCACCTGTTTCATTCagagataaatgaatatatattgggaaattattttgagtaataataaaGAGAATTTGGGATATTCTAAGGTATACAATCTCGTTTTCATCTTATTACTCAATGGCGTTTAGTTTGCATTACTAAAGggtcttgcagcgtccctttcgcccctagttgcaacccctttcattcctttgactgtaccatCATGTTATCCTTCATCCATCGTGCTATCCCCcttcttttaacaatgatttcatagtgcaactgtgaagttttcctcttgttgcacctttcaaacctttccactctCCAGTGCTAATTTACTTCTAGGGACCAGTGCTATAACttgacctaaactctatattccattccattccaatttGCATTGTTATTTCAACAAAACTGCTTCCCCTCAGAGTAGTAGCTTTAGAAGTTCTTTTGGTAATGAGGCCGTAGGCATCATGTCATTTTCCACTAATTCAGCCCACCACAGTTGAACAGTCGCCAGGTATTTTATCCATTGTTTATGTCAGTTGAGGTATAATGGATTTTTCTGGAAACTATACTGTAATTCTGATCCTTCCATGAGAGTTAATTCTGGTTTGtcttgtttactatatatatacatatatatatatatatatatatatatatatatatatatatatatatatatatattgtattaggcTTCTATGAGACGGAATGTTTTGAGAGCTTGTACTATGTAAATGAAAGAATCTGAaatctaaaccatcccgtctTATTGAAGCCAAATACgagtaatacatataatatatatatatatatatatatatatatatatatatatatatatatatacagagtgaAGTTGTGTGGACGCTTGGTGATGAATGGCTACCTAACCTCTTCCCCATTGAAACCCATTGTGCCTTTGTTATCCTAATGACTGAGTAGGTAATGTATCTGGTATTCAGGCGTTGGTGGTGACAACCCCtgtaaaaagtaatatatatatatatatatatatatatatatatatatatatatattatatatatgtgtgtgtgtgtttgtgtctgtgtattttCCCCAGATGGGTTCTCACCACCGACGCCCAAATGCATAGCATTCATttggatagatagatggatagagggAACAAATTGAAAGTATTTACTGAAAGCACCTAATTGACGTACGCCTAACAGCGAAATGAGTGTCTCTGATTTTCCTCTTACCAAGGACAGGCTGAAATGAATTTAGGAATTTTTACTTCGTAGAAATGTTCGTCAAATTATTCCAAAAATAACTGTGACATAAAAGATGTCCCTTTTAAAGTTTATTCACAGAACAAAATCCGCTCCCACTGAAAATTGTTTTTGCTGTTTATAAACATATTACATTTATACTGCTCATGAACTGTTAATTGTTAAGGAAACCTGTGCACATTAGTAAAAAGAACTCAAATGAGAAAAATTTGCAccatataaagtatcagtaaaaaaTATTGAACGTTGAATCATTTGAAACAGTCTCTTATGACCtctgaaaacaaaaggaaatagtCTCTGTGAGCCCCATAATGGCCCACAGAGGCTCAGTAATATAGAAATGATCGAATTGGCTTGCAGAATTACTTTATCCAATCTCCCTCCGTAAATAGGCGGGAAATTTGGCCCGAAAATGTATAACTCACATCCCCTTTGAATAATTTCTTAGTCTACTTGTAAACGTGGAATCACTCTTAACTTGAAATCCTGATTGAAGATATATCTTTTCTGGGT
Encoded proteins:
- the LOC135222185 gene encoding mucin-5AC-like, with translation MNVAVKVAQPAILLLLLVWSGSDYASAEKLSVILPGQNTEFNIGDDHKHVDFDIRSSGALGLSIPVPPNGGPAATPKSPQLVLDAPPAAVPTSPPGINGGGSIFRNNGGLFPDTRPAISGLYQTPDLAPVPQPSIQDACKAETVILTSTAIVTSTRLSISQVVVPTTIVQDRVVTSTDIRYQSVYRTNYVTVQAPPQTRVETTTLTSEVVRSETVFRTSTRVQQQYFTTTDVQVRTQVVTSQVVEPTYITVTSTQIQYQPNTCEATTSTSTYAGYSYPTPGGSEANYESSYGTGSYGSSYYGNGGGSSSYGNGGGYWLGYQGNGYYGDSYKRPTRQRTRNKGIFGKWF